In Musa acuminata AAA Group cultivar baxijiao chromosome BXJ3-11, Cavendish_Baxijiao_AAA, whole genome shotgun sequence, one DNA window encodes the following:
- the LOC103971759 gene encoding probable polygalacturonase, translating to MKRLVVVLLLLAVAVAVEVEERGDGYCKLKNGLTPRPHSVTITEFGAVGDGVTLNTVAFQNAVFYVRSFADKGGAQLYVPKGRWLTGSFNLTSHLTLFLDEDAVIIGSQDASQWPTVEPLPSYGQGIDLPGERHRSLINGYNLTDVVITGNNGIIDGQGSVWWEWFRTHTLNYSRPHLLEFVSSCDIVISNLTFLNPPAWSIHPVYSSNVTVQNIVIQASSDSPYTNGVVPDSCSSFCIEDCSISVGHDAIAVKSGWDNYGISFGRPSSNIQINNVHLQTSLGSALAFGSEMSGGISDIHVKHLHVHDSFTGIIFKTTRGRGGFIKDIVISDVEMENVHEAFRFTGQCGAHPDDQYDPDALPTIKQVTIKNVIGTNISRAGVLSGIDQDPFTAICLANISLSITSDLSNSWTCSNVSGFSESVFPQPCSDLSLNSSLFCFSLENFSGLAQV from the exons ATGAAGAGGCTA GTCGTCGTGCTTTTACTTTTAGCGGTTGCAGTTGCTGTCGAAGTCGAGGAAAGGGGTGATGGGTATTGTAAACTCAAGAATGGCTTGACACCAAGACCACACAGTGTCACCATTACAGAGTTTGGGGCTGTGGGGGATGGAGTCACCTTGAATACAGTTGCCTTTCAAAATGCTGTTTTCTATGTGCGGTCGTTCGCCGACAAGGGTGGTGCTCAGCTGTATGTTCCTAAGGGGAGATGGCTGACAGGAAGTTTCAATCTTACCAGTCATCTCACTTTGTTCCTGGATGAAGATGCAGTTATAATTGGCAGTCAG gATGCATCTCAATGGCCTACTGTCGAGCCTTTGCCCTCTTATGGTCAAGGGATAGACCTTCCGGGTGAAAGGCATCGCAGCTTGATAAACGGATACAACTTGACGGATGTAGTGATAACAG GAAATAATGGGATTATTGACGGGCAGGGATCTGTCTGGTGGGAGTGGTTTCGTACCCACACCTTGAACTACAGCCGTCCTCATCTTCTTGAGTTTGTGAGTtcttgtgacattgtgatttcaaATTTAACTTTCTTGAATCCCCCAGCATGGAGTATCCATCCAGTCTATTCCAG CAATGTAACTGTCCAGAATATAGTTATTCAGGCTTCATCTGATTCCCCATATACAAATGGTGTAGTACCAG ATTCATGCTCAAGTTTCTGCATCGAAGATTGCAGCATCAGTGTTGGACATGATGCCATTGCTGTCAAGAGTGGTTGGGACAACTATGGTATCTCTTTCGGCAGGCCTTCCTCAAATATTCAGATCAATAATGTCCATCTGCAGACATCTCTTGGTTCGGCACTTGCTTTTGGCAGTGAGATGTCCGGTGGTATCTCAGATATACATGTTAAGCACCTTCATGTCCATGATTCTTTCACTGGCATAATATTCAAGACCACTCGGGGACGAGGCGGCTTCATTAAGGATATCGTCATTTCAGATGTGGAAATGGAAAATGTTCATGAAGCATTTCGTTTCACGGGTCAATGTGGGGCACATCCTGATGACCAATATGATCCGGATGCTCTGCCGACAATCaagcaggtgaccataaaaaatgtgATTGGAACCAACATCTCCCGTGCTGGAGTCCTCTCAGGAATTGATCAAGATCCCTTCACTGCCATCTGTCTTGCCAACATCAGTTTGTCTATCACCTCAGACCTCTCTAATTCTTGGACTTGTTCCAATGTCTCTGGATTCTCGGAATCAGTCTTTCCCCAACCATGCTCTGATCTGAGCTTGAATTCCTCTCTCTTCTGCTTCTCCCTTGAGAACTTCAGTGGTCTCGCGCAAGTCTAG
- the LOC103971761 gene encoding dual specificity protein phosphatase PHS1-like isoform X1: MGLEFEEWVASIRRRSGKCLSQGNLHGLPLRDAMPHKTSALIPSPRCGYAKTEVPDWDKPDGSATKSQSPDQVPEVSLRDKLGNAATLDVEASDISWDTLFSLHHTKYTSSNEHSEDELNKALEVTVNSGGVVFFALFNTINDDDLLPKEAAAVIKIAPSRMATQSERLGYEFARLLGVKTPQARVIHNSSTEWQLIKDATEKARDMTVDSGDEVGAVTCSELLEALELSRCLLLMNYCHGSPLVENSIAFDSRIAAENTAAALGRVLMLDLVLRNEDRLPCPQLGWRGNQANLLFSIKVASANMDALDESYDCRRNKPRIVKSLRKERAKERRASSINGGLSSQGPELTAEDSDDCIEFTDRSINNQATEYGKKSNFHIVAIDSLVPRRPPAGKRARDLESYPRVVELIINNYEFSSNLLYEVSFGKLGFPGPEHTDAQIDSSLPEFDMVAVVHAFCQGFRAALRDLQSFHIFLLTLYQKLEGLFRVLLSIINKYFSESDKDDSGASESPSNSSCCSFNAHLQACKEHGAHETHADSSDPESRRCSQKSSGFRESIDIVSPVSRDNWNGRCSKGGGEAPRSLRLTMKLRDFNKCTKVDAELSKELEQWNEMLKSDVVRLCQENNFNTGFFEGNDNNIAVDAYELKVRLEHILERISLISDAASTERPSPITEYLYIGGALAAKSMYTLQHLGITHILCLCANEIGQSDSQNPDLFEYRNFSVCDNDDEDISNLFEEASDFIDYVERLGGKILVHCFEGKSRSATVVLAYLMLRKGLTLLEAWNMLKKAHRRAQPNDGFAKTLLDLDEQLHGKTSMEWQQRKPMMKVCPICKENAGLSSSSLKLHQQKYHRMLSSGSADSVMALETHKSLEALKINRHGSTSHSRMR, translated from the exons ATGGGGCTCGAATTTGAGGAATGGGTGGCATCGATCCGCAGACGCAGCGGCAAGTGCCTGTCCCAAGGAAACCTTCATGGATTGCCTTTGCGTGATGCTATGCCCCACAAGACCTCAGCCTTGATTCCATCCCCTCGCTGCGGGTATGCAAA GACAGAAGTACCAGATTGGGACAAACCTGATGGTAGTGCAACTAAATCACAGTCTCCAGACCAAGTGCCAGAAGTTAGTTTGCGGGATAAGCTTGGAAATGCTGCTACTTTAGATGTTGAAGCAAGTGACATATCTTGGGACACACTATTTTCCCTGCACCACACAAAATACACGAGCAGCAATGAACATTCTGAAGATGAGCTGAACAAAGCTCTAGAG GTAACTGTAAATTCTGGTGGAGTAGTTTTCTTTGCATTGTTTAATACAATAAACGATGATGATCTTTTACCAAAAGAAGCAGCAGCAGTCATTAAAATTGCACCCTCGAGGATGGCCACACAATCAGAACGCCTGGGTTACGAATTTGCAAGATTGCTTGGAGTGAAGACACCTCAA GCGAGGGTGATCCATAACTCTAGCACGGAGTGGCAACTGATTAAGGATGCTACAGAAAAAGCACGAGATATGACTGTTGATAGTGGAGATGAAGTGGGTGCAGTTACGTGCTCAGAGTTGTTAGAAGCCCTCGAATTGAGTCGATGCCTTCTCCTAATGAA TTATTGTCATGGCTCGCCTCTGGTGGAAAATTCGATCGCATTTGATTCAAGAATAGCTGCTGAAAATACTGCTGCAGCACTAGGCAGGGTCTTGATGTTGGACCTTGTGCTTAGAAATGAGGATAGACTTCCTTGTCCCCAACTTGGGTGGCGTGGCAACCAAGCCAATCTGCTGTTTTCAATCAAAGTAGCCTCTGCAAACATGGATGCACTCGATGAATCTTATGACTGTAGAAGAAACAAACCACGGATAGTGAAGAGTCTCAGGAAAGAGAGAGCGAAAGAGAGACGGGCATCCTCTATAAATGGTGGACTAAGTTCTCAAGGCCCCGAGCTTACAGCAGAGGATTCTGATGATTGCATCGAGTTCACTGACAGATCCATTAATAATCAAGCGACAGAATATGGAAAAAAATCTAATTTTCATATTGTGGCCATCGACTCTCTGGTTCCTCGCAGACCCCCTGCAGGTAAACGGGCAAGAGATCTAGAAAGCTATCCCAGGGTGGTTGAGCTTATTATCAATAATTATGAGTTTTCTTCTAACTTGCTCTATGAAGTGTCTTTTGGGAAGCTGGGGTTCCCTGGACCTGAACACACTGATGCACAAATTGATTCTTCTTTGCCGGAGTTCGATATGGTAGCTGTTGTTCATGCATTCTGTCAAGGATTTCGTGCCGCTCTTAGGGACCTCCAAAGCTTCCATATATTTCTTCTCACACTGTACCAGAAACTAGAGGGTCTCTTTCGGGTGTTACTGTCCATCATAAATAAATACTTTAGCGAGTCTGACAAGGATGATTCCGGGGCTTCAGAGTCACCATCAAATTCTTCTTGCTGCAGCTTCAATGCCCACTTGCAGGCATGTAAGGAACATGGTGCCCATGAGACACATGCAGATTCTAGCGATCCTGAATCTCGGAGATGTTCACAAAAATCTTCAGGATTCCGAGAAAGCATTGATATAGTTTCTCCTGTTTCACGAGATAATTGGAATGGTAGGTGTTCCAAAGGAGGTGGAGAAGCTCCCCGGAGTCTGCGCTTGACAATGAAGCTTCGTGATTTTAACAAGTGTACTAAG GTAGATGCTGAGTTGAGCAAGGAGTTGGAACAGTGGAATGAAATGCTAAAATCAGATGTTGTGAGACTGTGCCAAGAAAACAATTTTAATACAGGCTTCTTTGAGGGGAACGATAATAACATTGCCGTTGATGCTTATGAGTTGAAG GTCCGACTTGAGCATATCCTTGAGAGAATATCACTTATTTCTGATGCAGCTAGTACAGAGCGGCCTTCTCCTATTACAGAGTATCTTTATATTGGTGGAGCCCTGGCTGCAAAATCCATGTACACCCTTCAGCACCTGGGTATCACTCATATATTGTGCTTGTGTGCAAATGAAATCGGACAATCAGATTCTCAAAATCCCGACCTCTTTGAGTACCGAAACTTCTCT GtatgtgataatgatgatgaagaTATCAGCAatctcttcgaagaggcttctgaCTTCATTGATTATGTTGAGCGTTTGGGAGGTAAAATATTGGTTCATTGTTTTGAAGGAAAAAGTCGCAGTGCCACTGTTGTGCTTGCTTATCTAATGCTAAGAAA GGGCCTCACTCTATTAGAAGCGTGGAACATGCTTAAAAAGGCGCATCGTCGAGCCCAGCCAAATGATGGCTTTGCTAAGACTCTTCTGGATCTAGACGAGCAACTGCATGGGAAGACATCTATGGAATGGCAACAAAGGAAACCTATGATGAAGGTTTGCCCCATCTGTAAGGAGAATGCAGGCCTGAGCAGCAGCTCACTCAAACTCCATCAACAGAAGTATCACAGAATGTTATCGTCCGGCAGTGCGGATAGTGTCATGGCCTTGGAGACACACAAGTCTCTAGAGGCACTTAAGATCAATCGTCATGGCAGTACTAGCCATTCTCGAATGCGATAA
- the LOC103971761 gene encoding dual specificity protein phosphatase PHS1-like isoform X2, which produces MGLEFEEWVASIRRRSGKCLSQGNLHGLPLRDAMPHKTSALIPSPRCGTEVPDWDKPDGSATKSQSPDQVPEVSLRDKLGNAATLDVEASDISWDTLFSLHHTKYTSSNEHSEDELNKALEVTVNSGGVVFFALFNTINDDDLLPKEAAAVIKIAPSRMATQSERLGYEFARLLGVKTPQARVIHNSSTEWQLIKDATEKARDMTVDSGDEVGAVTCSELLEALELSRCLLLMNYCHGSPLVENSIAFDSRIAAENTAAALGRVLMLDLVLRNEDRLPCPQLGWRGNQANLLFSIKVASANMDALDESYDCRRNKPRIVKSLRKERAKERRASSINGGLSSQGPELTAEDSDDCIEFTDRSINNQATEYGKKSNFHIVAIDSLVPRRPPAGKRARDLESYPRVVELIINNYEFSSNLLYEVSFGKLGFPGPEHTDAQIDSSLPEFDMVAVVHAFCQGFRAALRDLQSFHIFLLTLYQKLEGLFRVLLSIINKYFSESDKDDSGASESPSNSSCCSFNAHLQACKEHGAHETHADSSDPESRRCSQKSSGFRESIDIVSPVSRDNWNGRCSKGGGEAPRSLRLTMKLRDFNKCTKVDAELSKELEQWNEMLKSDVVRLCQENNFNTGFFEGNDNNIAVDAYELKVRLEHILERISLISDAASTERPSPITEYLYIGGALAAKSMYTLQHLGITHILCLCANEIGQSDSQNPDLFEYRNFSVCDNDDEDISNLFEEASDFIDYVERLGGKILVHCFEGKSRSATVVLAYLMLRKGLTLLEAWNMLKKAHRRAQPNDGFAKTLLDLDEQLHGKTSMEWQQRKPMMKVCPICKENAGLSSSSLKLHQQKYHRMLSSGSADSVMALETHKSLEALKINRHGSTSHSRMR; this is translated from the exons ATGGGGCTCGAATTTGAGGAATGGGTGGCATCGATCCGCAGACGCAGCGGCAAGTGCCTGTCCCAAGGAAACCTTCATGGATTGCCTTTGCGTGATGCTATGCCCCACAAGACCTCAGCCTTGATTCCATCCCCTCGCTGCGG GACAGAAGTACCAGATTGGGACAAACCTGATGGTAGTGCAACTAAATCACAGTCTCCAGACCAAGTGCCAGAAGTTAGTTTGCGGGATAAGCTTGGAAATGCTGCTACTTTAGATGTTGAAGCAAGTGACATATCTTGGGACACACTATTTTCCCTGCACCACACAAAATACACGAGCAGCAATGAACATTCTGAAGATGAGCTGAACAAAGCTCTAGAG GTAACTGTAAATTCTGGTGGAGTAGTTTTCTTTGCATTGTTTAATACAATAAACGATGATGATCTTTTACCAAAAGAAGCAGCAGCAGTCATTAAAATTGCACCCTCGAGGATGGCCACACAATCAGAACGCCTGGGTTACGAATTTGCAAGATTGCTTGGAGTGAAGACACCTCAA GCGAGGGTGATCCATAACTCTAGCACGGAGTGGCAACTGATTAAGGATGCTACAGAAAAAGCACGAGATATGACTGTTGATAGTGGAGATGAAGTGGGTGCAGTTACGTGCTCAGAGTTGTTAGAAGCCCTCGAATTGAGTCGATGCCTTCTCCTAATGAA TTATTGTCATGGCTCGCCTCTGGTGGAAAATTCGATCGCATTTGATTCAAGAATAGCTGCTGAAAATACTGCTGCAGCACTAGGCAGGGTCTTGATGTTGGACCTTGTGCTTAGAAATGAGGATAGACTTCCTTGTCCCCAACTTGGGTGGCGTGGCAACCAAGCCAATCTGCTGTTTTCAATCAAAGTAGCCTCTGCAAACATGGATGCACTCGATGAATCTTATGACTGTAGAAGAAACAAACCACGGATAGTGAAGAGTCTCAGGAAAGAGAGAGCGAAAGAGAGACGGGCATCCTCTATAAATGGTGGACTAAGTTCTCAAGGCCCCGAGCTTACAGCAGAGGATTCTGATGATTGCATCGAGTTCACTGACAGATCCATTAATAATCAAGCGACAGAATATGGAAAAAAATCTAATTTTCATATTGTGGCCATCGACTCTCTGGTTCCTCGCAGACCCCCTGCAGGTAAACGGGCAAGAGATCTAGAAAGCTATCCCAGGGTGGTTGAGCTTATTATCAATAATTATGAGTTTTCTTCTAACTTGCTCTATGAAGTGTCTTTTGGGAAGCTGGGGTTCCCTGGACCTGAACACACTGATGCACAAATTGATTCTTCTTTGCCGGAGTTCGATATGGTAGCTGTTGTTCATGCATTCTGTCAAGGATTTCGTGCCGCTCTTAGGGACCTCCAAAGCTTCCATATATTTCTTCTCACACTGTACCAGAAACTAGAGGGTCTCTTTCGGGTGTTACTGTCCATCATAAATAAATACTTTAGCGAGTCTGACAAGGATGATTCCGGGGCTTCAGAGTCACCATCAAATTCTTCTTGCTGCAGCTTCAATGCCCACTTGCAGGCATGTAAGGAACATGGTGCCCATGAGACACATGCAGATTCTAGCGATCCTGAATCTCGGAGATGTTCACAAAAATCTTCAGGATTCCGAGAAAGCATTGATATAGTTTCTCCTGTTTCACGAGATAATTGGAATGGTAGGTGTTCCAAAGGAGGTGGAGAAGCTCCCCGGAGTCTGCGCTTGACAATGAAGCTTCGTGATTTTAACAAGTGTACTAAG GTAGATGCTGAGTTGAGCAAGGAGTTGGAACAGTGGAATGAAATGCTAAAATCAGATGTTGTGAGACTGTGCCAAGAAAACAATTTTAATACAGGCTTCTTTGAGGGGAACGATAATAACATTGCCGTTGATGCTTATGAGTTGAAG GTCCGACTTGAGCATATCCTTGAGAGAATATCACTTATTTCTGATGCAGCTAGTACAGAGCGGCCTTCTCCTATTACAGAGTATCTTTATATTGGTGGAGCCCTGGCTGCAAAATCCATGTACACCCTTCAGCACCTGGGTATCACTCATATATTGTGCTTGTGTGCAAATGAAATCGGACAATCAGATTCTCAAAATCCCGACCTCTTTGAGTACCGAAACTTCTCT GtatgtgataatgatgatgaagaTATCAGCAatctcttcgaagaggcttctgaCTTCATTGATTATGTTGAGCGTTTGGGAGGTAAAATATTGGTTCATTGTTTTGAAGGAAAAAGTCGCAGTGCCACTGTTGTGCTTGCTTATCTAATGCTAAGAAA GGGCCTCACTCTATTAGAAGCGTGGAACATGCTTAAAAAGGCGCATCGTCGAGCCCAGCCAAATGATGGCTTTGCTAAGACTCTTCTGGATCTAGACGAGCAACTGCATGGGAAGACATCTATGGAATGGCAACAAAGGAAACCTATGATGAAGGTTTGCCCCATCTGTAAGGAGAATGCAGGCCTGAGCAGCAGCTCACTCAAACTCCATCAACAGAAGTATCACAGAATGTTATCGTCCGGCAGTGCGGATAGTGTCATGGCCTTGGAGACACACAAGTCTCTAGAGGCACTTAAGATCAATCGTCATGGCAGTACTAGCCATTCTCGAATGCGATAA
- the LOC135652129 gene encoding F-box/LRR-repeat protein 3-like encodes MERAPQQSSDSILATFSVDLLIQILDRVADSRDRKSWRQVCRGFLHAEALRRLSLRVLRLEALQGLLRRYAACLERLDLSACPSLDDHALAAALAAGAGLWRLRSINLSRASGVGWRGLAALAKACPHLEAVDLSHCVGVGDREAASLAAAAGLRDLWLDKCLGLTDVGLAKVAVGCPALEMLGIKWCLEISDIGIELLAKKCQNLRVLDISYLKITNRSLQFVSSLRKLEDLSMVGCSHINDEGLQFLNNGNNSLQSVDVSRCENVTSSGLISVIEGHKYLQDLNIGDCFPELAPLFLSKLNYLRDSLTVLKLDGFQVFAPSLKIIGLNCRNLVEIGLSKCKWVTDEGVSELVAGCVNLTTIDLTCCHLLTNKALVAIGDKCKNLTCLQLESCKLITDNGLDCIGTCCSNLEEIDLTDCTMTNAAMKYLSRCSELTVLKLGLCDKVSDEGLVHIASNCKKLRVLDLYRCFEVTDDGLAAIATGCKRIKNLNLCYCTRITDLGLKHLSCLEDLHDLELRGVHCVTSLGITAIANGCQHLTELDLKHCHLVDDAGLFALGQYTKNLRQANLSYCQVSSMGLCNLLGSLKCLQDVKLVHLTQVPVEGFESALRASGGRLKKLKLLTGLRHLLSPGLIQMLQARGCRIRWVDKPLNLVP; translated from the exons ATGGAGAGGGCACCGCAGCAGTCGTCCGACTCCATTCTGGCCACCTTCTCGGTGGACCTGTTGATCCAGATCCTCGACCGCGTCGCCGACTCCCGCGACCGCAAGTCATGGCGCCAAGTCTGCCGCGGCTTCCTCCACGCGGAGGCGCTCCGCCGCCTTTCACTCCGCGTCCTCCGCCTCGAGGCCCTCCAGGGACTCCTCCGCCGATACGCCGCCTGCCTCGAGCGCCTCGACCTCTCCGCCTGCCCGTCTCTCGACGACCACGCTCTGGCCGCTGCCCTTGCCGCCGGGGCGGGCCTCTGGCGGCTCAGGTCCATCAACCTCAGCCGCGCCAGCGGGGTCGGGTGGCGTGGGCTGGCGGCGCTCGCGAAGGCGTGCCCCCACCTGGAGGCCGTGGACCTGTCGCACTGCGTCGGGGTCGGGGACCGGGAAGCCGCCTCTCTGGCCGCGGCCGCGGGGCTGAGGGACCTATGGCTGGATAAGTGCCTCGGGTTGACGGACGTTGGGCTCGCCAAGGTGGCGGTGGGGTGCCCCGCGCTGGAGATGCTCGGGATCAAGTGGTGCCTGGAGATCTCGGACATTGGGATCGAGCTTCTCGCCAAAAAGTGCCAAAATCTTAGAGTTTTAGACATCTCTTATCTCAAG atAACAAATAGATCACTTCAATTTGTCTCCTCCCTTCGAAAGCTAGAAGATCTGAGCATGGTAGGATGCTCCCATATAAATGATGAAGGATTACAATTTCTCAACAATGGGAACAACTCATTGCAG AGTGTTGATGTTTCTCGGTGTGAGAATGTGACTTCTAGTGGCTTAATCTCAGTAATTGAAGGGCACAAGTACCTGCAAGACCTTAATATTGGGGACTGTTTTCCC GAGCTGGCACCACTCTTTCTTTCCAAGTTGAATTATTTGAGGGATAGCTTGACCGTGCTTAAACTTGATGGCTTTCAAGTTTTTGCTCCAAGCCTTAAGATAATTGGCCTCAACTGCAGGAATTTGGTGGAGATTGGGCTTAGTAAATGTAAGTGGGTGACTGATGAAGGGGTCTCCGAGCTTGTAGCTGGCTGTGTCAATCTAACGACCATCGATCTAACATGCTGCCACCTGCTAACCAACAAAGCCCTTGTGGCTATAGGAGATAAATGTAAAAATCTTACGTGTCTCCAATTAGAATCCTGCAAATTAATAACTGACAATGGCCTTGATTGTATTGGGACCTGTTGCTCCAATCTTGAAGAAATAGATCTCACTGACTGTACCATGACCAATGCTG CAATGAAGTATTTATCCAGGTGTTCAGAGCTGACTGTCTTGAAATTAGGCCTTTGTGACAAAGTTTCTGACGAAGGTCTTGTTCACATTGCATCCAATTGCAAAAAGCTTCGCGTCCTTGACCTATATCG CTGCTTTGAGGTCACTGATGATGGATTGGCTGCCATAGCTACTGGCTGCAAGAGAATAAAGAACCTGAACCTTTGCTACTGCACACGGATCACTGACCTAGGACTGAAGCATCTAAGTTGTTTGGAGGACCTGCATGATCTTGAACTGAGGGGTGTACATTGCGTTACAAGTTTAGGAATAACTGCTATTGCAAATGGTTGCCAGCACCTTACTGAACTGGATTTGAAGCACTGCCATCTGGTAGATGATGCTGGTTTATTTGCTCTTGGGCAATATACTAAAAATCTCAGACAG GCAAATCTATCGTACTGCCAAGTTTCAAGCATGGGCCTGTGCAACCTGCTTGGCTCTTTGAAGTGCCTGCAGGATGTAAAGCTGGTGCATCTGACTCAAGTGCCAGTTGAGGGGTTTGAGTCTGCACTGAGAGCTTCCGGTGGAAGGTTAAAGAAGCTGAAGCTACTTACTGGGTTGAGGCATCTGCTTTCCCCAGGACTAATTCAGATGTTGCAGGCTAGGGGGTGCCGAATTCGATGGGTTGATAAGCCTCTGAACCTTGTTCCATAG